Genomic DNA from Paenibacillus donghaensis:
CTATACCTGGTTCTTCGTATTCACAATGCTGTTCAGCGGCGGTCTGATTCCGTTCTATATTCTGGTGCAGAAGCTGCACATGATGAACACCATGTGGGTGCTGATTATTCCAGGGGCCGTGTCCGTGTGGAATATGATTCTGCTGCTCAATTTCTTCCGCGGCGTACCCAAGGACCTGGAGGAAGCGGCCTTTATTGACGGGGCAGGACATCTCCGAACCTTGTTCAGTATTTATCTGCCGATCTCCCTGCCTGCGATTGCCACTTTGTCGTTATTCTCCATGGTAGGGCATTGGAATTCCTGGTTCGACGGACTGATCTTTATGACAGACCACAAGAATTATCCGCTCGCCACGTTCCTGCAGACCATTATTGTGCAGCAGGATTTCAGCAAGGTGGCCGTTCGTCCGGAGGATCTGGAGAACATCTCCCAGCGGACAGTCAAGGCTGCGCAGATCTTTATCGGCATGGCGCCTATTCTGCTGGTGTATCCGTTCCTACAGCGCTTCTTCGTGAAAGGCATTGTGCTGGGCGCCGTTAAGGAATAAGACTTAATCCCATTGAGAGGGGGCTTGCCGCCAAGGAATCCGTAAAGACAAGCAGTTGTTGCCATGTGGAAGGTTGGACCATTACAAATGTGTGAAACGGGGGATCAGTACATGTTGAACAAAAAGAAGCTGTACAGTACGCTTATGGCCGGAGCCATGTTTACAGGGGTGCTGGCAGGCTGTGGGGACGGAAATAATAATAATGCTGCGAATGAAGGGAAGGCAGCGGAGGATTCAGGCTCAATGTATTCAGCCAAGTTCGAGAACGGTAAATATGTTGAACCGGTAACCATCACAACGGTATTTCCGATCAGCAGCAATATGAAGTTCAAGAACGGCGAGAACATTGATAACAACGTGCATACCAAATGGGCCAAGGGTACGCTGGGCATTAATATTAAATACTTATGGACTGTAAGTGAGCAGAACAACGCTTACCAGACCAAACTGCGTCTGATGTTGTCCTCCGGACAGGAAATGCCTGATATCATCTCCTTCAGAGGAGATCCAACCCTGATCAGCGACCTGATTGAGAGCGGTCAGTTCACCGATGCCGGTGAGCTGTTCGACAAATACGCATCCGATACCTATAAGGCGGCTATGGCAGAAGATCCATCGGTCTGGGACCCGTACATGCGTGACGGCAAACGAATGGGGATTCCGATTCTGGAAAGCGCCTACAATAATGACCCGGTGATGTATATCCGTGAGGACTGGCTGAAGAAGCTGAATCTGAAGGCGCCTACCACAGTGGATGAGCTGGAGACGGTGATGGATGCTTTTGTGAATCAGGACCCGGACGGCAATGGTAAGAAGGATACCATTGCCCTGTCGGTGGGCTTCAAGAACAATCTGAATACCTGGATGTCCGATGCAGGCTGGATCTTCGGCATGTACGGTACGATGCCTAACCAATGGAACAAGACAGAAGAAGGCAAGTTGGTCTACGGCTCCATTCAACCGGAGATGAAGTCCGCTCTGGCTAAGATGCAGGATTGGATGACCAAGGGGTATATGTCCCAAGAATCCGGTCTGTATGATGAAGCTAAGGCAACTGAAGCATTTACGGCAGGCAAGTCAGGAATTATTGTGGGTCCTTACTGGATGACAGGCTGGCCGATTCCCGATTTGAAAGGCAATGTTCCGGATTCCGAATACAAGGCTTACCCGCTTCCCGCAGGACCTGACGGCACGGTTGGCCGGCATGGTACGCAGATTAGCTCGGGGGCTGTGCTGATCAACAAGGACATGAAGAATAAGGATGCCTTCTTCGTGTATCAGAATTATCTGTTCGACAACTGGGCTAATCCGGATGGAGAAGGACCGTTCTCCGACGGCTTCGCAGAAGGCTACGATTACGCGTTCGGCCCGAACGGAGAGAAATACGGCGAGCAGGAGAGCGACAAAATCGAGGGAGGCTGGGTGGATGCAATCCGCTACACGCTGACCTTTGACGGTGCAATTATCCCATCGCTGCGGATCAATGGCTTGGCGAAGCTCGCTAACGGCGAAGCCCCTTCGACGCCTTTTGAAGAGACGCTGACTACAGCGATTCCTGAGCAGATGCAAGCAGCCAAGATTGTAATCGACCAGAAGGATGCCATTATGATGAATATGTTCACCGGCAGTCCGACCAAGACACAGCTGGCCAAGGGAGACATGCTCAGCAAGCTGGAGAAAGAAGTGTTGAACAAGATCATCTATAATAAAATGCCGATTGATGAATTCGATTCGTTCGTTGCCAAATATAGATCCTCCGGTGGAGATGACATCGAGAAGGAAGTTAATGAGTGGTACGATTCGGTCAAAAAATAAGAAGTAACAGAAGAAGCCCTCCACCACGGGCATGCGGATCAGCCCCCGTGGTGGAGGACACGGTATTCCTGCGGAGTCATCCGGTTCTGTTCCTTGAACACCCTGATGAAATATTGGGAGTTGGAGTACCCCAGCTTCTCTGATATCTCGTAGATTTTGTCCTGGGAATGCTGCAGCATATAGGCGGCCTGCTCCATTTTGACACGGAGAATATATTCACTCAGGCTATGGCCCGAGTGCTGCTTGAACAGCTTGGAGACGTATACGGGATGGAGCGAAACGTGCTCGGCTACAGACTGAAGCGAAGCGGCTGCCAGGTCCCCGGACACAAAGGATTGGATCTCCTGAATAAGCTCCTGCTTCTGACAGTTGCTCTCTCGATCCAGCTTGCTGCGCAGCGTATCGGCCAGCAGGACCGCCCACTCGATAATCTGCGACAGTGAGCGAAAAGCAGGCCTGTGGATCAGCTCTCTGCCGACCAGCTCGGACAGCAGGCTGTTATTCTTATGAGCGATGTAGTGGAAGCTGGAGAGCAGCAGGCTTGTCAGCTCGTCCAGATGCTCCTCGGTAATCTCCGGTAAGGATTCCAAGGACTGCTGGGTCCGCATTAGCCGTTCCTTGTAGCCCTCCCATTGTCCGGTCTCCAGCAGGTGGAGAAAGGTCGGCGGCTCGTAGAGTATGCTTAAGGACTGGACGGCGGCAGCTTCGGGCTGCTTGGGAAGTGCGAGGAAGTATCCCTGTTCCTGGCCGATTTGCTTCCGCAGTGCAGTCACGGCCTGCTGATAGAGCAGGGGGATGCCCTGGCTGAAATAGCTGCTGCCAGTCAGGATGACAGAGATACCTCCTTTCAGATATTCATTCACATTATGATGCAGCTGAAGGGAGAGATGGGTCAGCTTCGCCAGGATCTGCTCCGTTCCGGTCTGCGCATCGGCAGCCTCTGGAGGCTGTGAAGGCTTCAGCGCAAATACCAGATAATCATAGGAATCGCGGCAATACCAGGACGCGAAGCTGTCACCGAACAGCTCGCAGGCAATGTTCGTGACCGCATATTCGAACAGCAGCAGACTATCCCGTCCATAGCGGGTGAAATGCGCTTCCAGCCGGATCAGCACGAAGAAGATTTCATCCTGCTGCTTGAACGGCAGAGCGTATTTATCCAGCATGCCTGCCAGCAGGGCAGGGGCGTAGGCCTTGCCCTGTATCAATTCATTCAGCAGCTTGTCCTTGAGCAGCGGGAGATGCTCAAGGAAGGTCCGCAGGGCATTCTCATGGGAGATGGTCTGCTCCAGCTGCTGCTTCATGGCCTGGATCATGATCTCCAGACATTGGCCCAGCTTGCTGCGGTCCAGCGGCTTGATCAGATAGTCGCTGACCTCCTGCTTGATCGCTTCCTGGGCGTAGCTGAACTCGGCGTAGCCGGTTAGCAGAATACACTTCATGACCCGGTTCTGCTCCCGGATGCGGCGGATCAGCTCCAGTCCGCTCATGCCGGGCATAGCAATATCTGAAATCAAGATGTCGATGGGGTGATCGTTCACAATCTGCAGTGCCTCTGTACCTGAATATGCCTTATGAACCTTCTCGATGCCGTAGCTGCTCCAGGGAAAAGAAATCTCCAGATCGTCCACCACATATTCTTCATCATCTACCAATAATAGCTGCAGCATAGGGGTTCTCCTCTTTCTCATTCTGGATAGTAAGAAGATATGCGGTTCCTTCAGACAGCGTGGATTCAATGGCCAGACCGGAGCGTTTGCCAAAAAACAGCCGCAGCCGCTGGTTCACATTGCGGGTTCCTGTTCCGCTCAGTCCTTCCGTTGCGGTCAAGCCATCGATATGCTTGCGGACGGAAGCAAGCCGTTCCTCTGACATCCCTGCTCCATTGTCCCGGATAACTATGCGGAACTGCTGCTCGTCCTCCTCGCCTTCAATGCTGATTTTGCCCGGGCCTACAGCGGTTTCAATGCCATGCTTGATACAATTCTCCACCAGCGGCTGCAGGATCATCTTCGGCAGCGGGTAGCGGCGGATGGCCTCGGAAACTGCGATACTGAAGGTAATGGAGCGTTTGCGCATATGCATAATCGACAGGTAGTGCTCCACCATGACCAATTCCTGCTCTACAGTCGAATCGGGCTGCTCAATATTATGAACATAGCGGCAATAGGAGCCTAGATGCAGAGTCATGGCGCTGACGGCCTCATAGTCCTCCACGCTGGCCTTGCTCTGAATGAAATTAAGGCAGTTATACAGAAAATGCGGATTGATCTGCGCCTGATATTGCCGCAGCCGGGCTTCCCGGATATCCAGCTCGCCTACCAGCACCTGCTCAATCAGCCGCTGCGCATTCTCCGCCATCCGGTTGAACGAATTGCCCAGCATACGGAATTCACTGCTGTTCAAATCGCTGACCCGGCTGGAGTAATCTCCCCGGTCGAACCGGCCGATAGCCTGCCGCAACGTGATGACCGGCTTCTGTACCTGTCTGCGCAGCACCAGGGTGTAGATCAGAGAGAGCAGCAGCAACAGCACGATTGAGCAGACGAAGATGGTGTTGTTCCGCGACAGCGGCTCTATGAACTGCAGCATCGGGTGGTAGTCTACGAAATAGAGGTCCAGCATATCGGACTTCATGTAATTCAGCAGATACTGGGTCCCGTTCTCGTCAACGGTAAGGAATCCCTGATCTCCCTGCAGCAAAGGAATGATCCGCTGTGTAGCCTCGGCAGACAGTGGATCAGAGCTATTCTGAATGACCACATCATTCATGGCGTCATACAGGAGCGGTGTACCTGAGGTATATTGCTGAAGCAGTCTGCGCAGGCTGTCGAGCGGTACCCTGGTTTCCAGGTAGATGGGCCCAAGATAGCTTTTGGACAGAATGGAATAGTATTTCGGCTGGTTATCCTCCGAGTGGATGATCCACTTGTCCCGCGGCTGCACGGGCAGACTGAACCGGCTGAAGCTCAGGCTCGAATCGGAAGATACCGTCTCAAGCTGGTCTGTATAATACAGCGTAATTAACACATTCCAGGAGGTACTGGCGCTCGTTAGAGCCAGCTTATTGATAATATTCAGCTTGGCCTCATATTTGCTGTATTGATCGCCGTTCACAAGGATGTAGGGGTAGCTGCGCACCGATTGGTCCTCAGACAATGTAGTCGTATTCATGAGTACCTGTTCGAAATGGCTGGTCAGCTGCGAGGTCATGAACTTCACCTCGGCGATCTTGTTGTTCTTCAGCTCCTTCTGAATATCATTTACGTTAAGGCGGTACACCAGCCAGAATACGGCAACAATCATCAGGAACATGAGCACAAGGCCCAGCATCAGCTTCTGAAATATCGACAGACGTTGACTCACAGTATTTCCTCCCATACAGCTCGGTAATTGAATCGGGTTATGTACTACGCGGCTTACTCTAATAGTAGGTGCTGGGGTCGAGGTTAGGCAACAGTTATCTACAAAATACGTGCATTTACTATGTCTGAAAAAAATCTTGAGTAGAATGGATTTTTGGTAATCTATTCGTTTCTTCCGTACTGTAGAATCTTAGTTCCACTGCATGAATAGAGCCGATATGAATTCCTGTTTTAATGCCACTCACTGTAGTTTATCAAAACTTTATTTTAGATAGAGGGTAACTTTATTTTCATTTGATAAATTGGAAGCAAACCAAAACATACAGGAGGAATATAAATGGCAGAAGGAAAACATTTCCCGGTTTTAGAGCTAAAAGGAGTCACAAAGCAAATGAATCAAAAAAAACTTGTGAATAATTTGAGCTTCAGTTTGCAGCAAGGCGATATTTATGGGTTTTTGGGTCCAAATGGTTCAGGGAAAACGACGACTTTGCGCATGATTACCCGCTTGATATTTCCTACATCAGGCGAAATCTTTATCAACGGATATTCTGTTGAAAGAGATTATAGAAAAGCCTTGTCCGTTGTAGGAAGCATTATAGAAAATCCGGCGTTCTATTTAGATTTGACAGCCAAACAAAACTTAAAGTTAAGTGCCGAGTTATCTGATACAAAAATTGGGGGAGCCAGGATTGACGAAGTTTTAGAAATTGTACATTTGTCAGATGTCAAAAATGACAAAATAAAAACCTTCTCCCTGGGCATGAAACAACGGTTGGGCTTCGCAAATGCTTTGCTATGCCGTCCGGCCATTATTATACTTGACGAGCCTACCAATGGGGTTGATCCAGCGGGGCTTCGTGAGATGAAGGAATTGATTAAGCGACTGTCCCAACAAGAAAATATCACTTTTCTAATTTCCAGTCATATGCTGCGTGAAATGCAAGACCTCTGCAATAGAGTAACCATAATTCAAAAAGGTTCGTTGGTTGAAACTGGATTAGTAAATGAACTTCTAAAGGATTATGGAGTTGATAATCTGGAAGATTTATTCTTTGCTTGTGTACAGGAGGCCCGGCAATGAAAAAGGCAGGCTCTCTTATTGGCTTTGAAGTAAAGCGGATGTTGCTTTCCAAAACCACCGCAACTTATACGGGTATTTACTTTATCAGTTTCAACATATCGGCAATCTTTTTTAGAATGATGGGAAGTGACGGTTCTGTACTAACGATAGGAAATGCACAATCATTCCCGATTCAGCATTTACAGGCGAGCTTCTTGTTTACCGGGATATTTGTAGCAATCTATGTCGGTCAAATTATAACGCAGGAACGTACTCAAGGAACCATCAAACTGCCTTTAACACGGTCTATTTCCAGACTTGAGTATTTTATGAGCAGAGTCGTATCTATATTTTTCTTTTCCGTGTTTATTACCCTTCTTATGATTGTGCTAAGTTATATGGTGGGTATGCTGTTCTTTGGCTGGGGTGACAACATGGTATTCTTTTCTCTGACCTCCGGCGGCTTGCAGGGTATACTAATTACTTTACTAAGCGGGCTTGCTTTCGCATTTTCATATTTTGCATTTGGTATGATTGCCATGGTAATTTCCATGTTTACAAGTCGGATATCAGTGAATGCCACGATTATGGGTATTCTCCTTATGGTTGGACAATATTTTGAAGTGCTGCCCTCCGTAAAGCAATTTGCCGTTTTTCATCAAATGTTGTTTTTTCATATTGATATTTTTGAAAAACCTTTTGACTATAACGTGATTAGCTTTTTAGTTTTGGTTGTGTATTGTGTGATTTGCAGCATTATTGGATACCGGATATTCAGAAAAAAAGACTTATACGTCTGATGATGGGAGGATAGAACGATGTTGAGCCAGCTACATTTCGATTTCAAAAAATTAGTTTATCAAAAAAGATACTTGATGATTCTGACTGGCATATTATTATTCAGCATTATATATGCTGTGTACTTATCTCACGGAGGGTTACCTATGTTTGAGGTAGTGGATAGCGGACTTTCGCAGTTCCGTCCCGTATATTGGCTGATTTGTTGTTATATGGTCTGCGATGTGATTTCAAGTGACTATCACAGCAAAACGTTGAAGACGACTATTCCATATGCAAAAAGCCGTACCAGTTATATTGCTTCAAAGTCAATTTTGTCTGCTGGTATCTGCTTTTTTGCTTTACTGGTTCATTTGTTAAGCTCTTTTACTGCGGCATGCATTTTTTCGCCTAATTCTGAATGGATGGGTTGGGGGCAATCATTTGTTCTGGCATCTATAGGGGCAATAAGCACCATTTTGTTCTTCGTCAGCATATTCATATTCTGCATGATCGTAACGGAAAACGAAGCAGTTACAATCGGGTTTGCAATGGGAACAGTCATTATCATGCTTATTCTGGAATCCATTAAACAGATTTCAACGTATGTACCCACAATGCAAGTTATCACGTTGCAAGCAACTGTTAATGCAAACTTTAGTACGGGAATACTCATTGTTGGAGCACTTGTATTCTTGGCTATCGCATTTTCATTATTCACCACAAGCATATTTAGACGAAAGGATTTGTTTGTGTGATATCATTCTGATTTCTGAAAGGATGTAAATATGAGTAGAAAAAACATACTAATCATTGAAGATGAACGCGACTTAGCGAATATGATTAAAAATTATCTTATTAAGGAGCAATATAATGCGGAGATTTGCTGTAATGGAAGCGATGCTTTAGCGGTAGTCGAAAGGTATCAGCCCCATATGGTGATTTTAGATTTAATGCTCCCCGGCAAGGACGGACTGGAAATCCTCCGCCAAGTACGTTTGAAGTCTGCGATACCTGTTATTATCATTAGCGCAAAAGAAACTGAATTGGATCGTATTCTCGGCCTGAAAATTGGAGCAGACGATTACATGACAAAGCCCTTTTCAATTAAAGAGTTGGTAGCGCGTGTGGATGCCCTTTTTAGAAGGATAAGCGCCTATCAATTTAGTACGGAGGCTAACCAAAGGATTCAATTCAACAATATGCTGATTGACCTTACATCCAGAATGGTGACCATTGAGGGAGAACCAGTGAACCTTACAGCAAAAGAGTTTGATTTGTTGGCATTCTTATTAAAGCACCCAAAGCAGGTTCTCAGCAAAGAGCAAATGTATGATAATGTGTGGGGATTGAATGAGTATGGGGACATCAATACAGTCGCTATCCATATCCAAAAAATCAGAGAAAAATTAGGACAAGCACATGGTATAACCACTATGCGGGGAATTGGATACCGATTTGATGGAGAATTAAAATGAAAGAAAGCATTATACGCCGTTTAATCGTTATATGCTGTATCCTGTGCGTCTTACCGTTTATCACATCTATGTTTTTAGCGCAGGCGCAATTTATCTTGATTATCTTTCTGTTAGTAACAATACCTGCAGTTGTTCTAACAGCTTGGATTATCCTTTATGTCAAGAAACGAATGATTAAACCATTAAGTATACTGATCGAGGAAGCCAATATTATTTCATCAGGGGATTTATCCCATCCCATCGTATATAAAAAGGATGATGAGATAGGCAGATTTATTTTCTCTTTTGATCGGATGAGAGATAACCTGCATGAGCAGCAGAAAAAACAGCTGCAATTCGAGATAGAACGCAAAAATTTCATCAATGGTATTTCGCATGATCTAAAAACGCCCATTGCTTCCATTTCGGCGTATATTGAGGCTTTGCAAGACAAAATGGCA
This window encodes:
- a CDS encoding response regulator; protein product: MLQLLLVDDEEYVVDDLEISFPWSSYGIEKVHKAYSGTEALQIVNDHPIDILISDIAMPGMSGLELIRRIREQNRVMKCILLTGYAEFSYAQEAIKQEVSDYLIKPLDRSKLGQCLEIMIQAMKQQLEQTISHENALRTFLEHLPLLKDKLLNELIQGKAYAPALLAGMLDKYALPFKQQDEIFFVLIRLEAHFTRYGRDSLLLFEYAVTNIACELFGDSFASWYCRDSYDYLVFALKPSQPPEAADAQTGTEQILAKLTHLSLQLHHNVNEYLKGGISVILTGSSYFSQGIPLLYQQAVTALRKQIGQEQGYFLALPKQPEAAAVQSLSILYEPPTFLHLLETGQWEGYKERLMRTQQSLESLPEITEEHLDELTSLLLSSFHYIAHKNNSLLSELVGRELIHRPAFRSLSQIIEWAVLLADTLRSKLDRESNCQKQELIQEIQSFVSGDLAAASLQSVAEHVSLHPVYVSKLFKQHSGHSLSEYILRVKMEQAAYMLQHSQDKIYEISEKLGYSNSQYFIRVFKEQNRMTPQEYRVLHHGG
- a CDS encoding response regulator transcription factor, which produces MSRKNILIIEDERDLANMIKNYLIKEQYNAEICCNGSDALAVVERYQPHMVILDLMLPGKDGLEILRQVRLKSAIPVIIISAKETELDRILGLKIGADDYMTKPFSIKELVARVDALFRRISAYQFSTEANQRIQFNNMLIDLTSRMVTIEGEPVNLTAKEFDLLAFLLKHPKQVLSKEQMYDNVWGLNEYGDINTVAIHIQKIREKLGQAHGITTMRGIGYRFDGELK
- a CDS encoding sensor histidine kinase, giving the protein MSQRLSIFQKLMLGLVLMFLMIVAVFWLVYRLNVNDIQKELKNNKIAEVKFMTSQLTSHFEQVLMNTTTLSEDQSVRSYPYILVNGDQYSKYEAKLNIINKLALTSASTSWNVLITLYYTDQLETVSSDSSLSFSRFSLPVQPRDKWIIHSEDNQPKYYSILSKSYLGPIYLETRVPLDSLRRLLQQYTSGTPLLYDAMNDVVIQNSSDPLSAEATQRIIPLLQGDQGFLTVDENGTQYLLNYMKSDMLDLYFVDYHPMLQFIEPLSRNNTIFVCSIVLLLLLSLIYTLVLRRQVQKPVITLRQAIGRFDRGDYSSRVSDLNSSEFRMLGNSFNRMAENAQRLIEQVLVGELDIREARLRQYQAQINPHFLYNCLNFIQSKASVEDYEAVSAMTLHLGSYCRYVHNIEQPDSTVEQELVMVEHYLSIMHMRKRSITFSIAVSEAIRRYPLPKMILQPLVENCIKHGIETAVGPGKISIEGEEDEQQFRIVIRDNGAGMSEERLASVRKHIDGLTATEGLSGTGTRNVNQRLRLFFGKRSGLAIESTLSEGTAYLLTIQNEKEENPYAAAIIGR
- a CDS encoding ABC transporter permease subunit, whose protein sequence is MKKAGSLIGFEVKRMLLSKTTATYTGIYFISFNISAIFFRMMGSDGSVLTIGNAQSFPIQHLQASFLFTGIFVAIYVGQIITQERTQGTIKLPLTRSISRLEYFMSRVVSIFFFSVFITLLMIVLSYMVGMLFFGWGDNMVFFSLTSGGLQGILITLLSGLAFAFSYFAFGMIAMVISMFTSRISVNATIMGILLMVGQYFEVLPSVKQFAVFHQMLFFHIDIFEKPFDYNVISFLVLVVYCVICSIIGYRIFRKKDLYV
- a CDS encoding ABC transporter ATP-binding protein; the protein is MAEGKHFPVLELKGVTKQMNQKKLVNNLSFSLQQGDIYGFLGPNGSGKTTTLRMITRLIFPTSGEIFINGYSVERDYRKALSVVGSIIENPAFYLDLTAKQNLKLSAELSDTKIGGARIDEVLEIVHLSDVKNDKIKTFSLGMKQRLGFANALLCRPAIIILDEPTNGVDPAGLREMKELIKRLSQQENITFLISSHMLREMQDLCNRVTIIQKGSLVETGLVNELLKDYGVDNLEDLFFACVQEARQ
- a CDS encoding extracellular solute-binding protein, producing MLNKKKLYSTLMAGAMFTGVLAGCGDGNNNNAANEGKAAEDSGSMYSAKFENGKYVEPVTITTVFPISSNMKFKNGENIDNNVHTKWAKGTLGINIKYLWTVSEQNNAYQTKLRLMLSSGQEMPDIISFRGDPTLISDLIESGQFTDAGELFDKYASDTYKAAMAEDPSVWDPYMRDGKRMGIPILESAYNNDPVMYIREDWLKKLNLKAPTTVDELETVMDAFVNQDPDGNGKKDTIALSVGFKNNLNTWMSDAGWIFGMYGTMPNQWNKTEEGKLVYGSIQPEMKSALAKMQDWMTKGYMSQESGLYDEAKATEAFTAGKSGIIVGPYWMTGWPIPDLKGNVPDSEYKAYPLPAGPDGTVGRHGTQISSGAVLINKDMKNKDAFFVYQNYLFDNWANPDGEGPFSDGFAEGYDYAFGPNGEKYGEQESDKIEGGWVDAIRYTLTFDGAIIPSLRINGLAKLANGEAPSTPFEETLTTAIPEQMQAAKIVIDQKDAIMMNMFTGSPTKTQLAKGDMLSKLEKEVLNKIIYNKMPIDEFDSFVAKYRSSGGDDIEKEVNEWYDSVKK
- a CDS encoding carbohydrate ABC transporter permease gives rise to the protein MYYKSKSYKTFTILNYTFLTLLSIICIIPLVHILAVSFSGKSAANANLVGLLPVQFTLEAYAKTLANENFLRSLWVSVQRTGLGTVLSMAVVILAAYPLSKEKYHFRRRNIYTWFFVFTMLFSGGLIPFYILVQKLHMMNTMWVLIIPGAVSVWNMILLLNFFRGVPKDLEEAAFIDGAGHLRTLFSIYLPISLPAIATLSLFSMVGHWNSWFDGLIFMTDHKNYPLATFLQTIIVQQDFSKVAVRPEDLENISQRTVKAAQIFIGMAPILLVYPFLQRFFVKGIVLGAVKE